A window of the Fusarium poae strain DAOMC 252244 chromosome 3, whole genome shotgun sequence genome harbors these coding sequences:
- a CDS encoding hypothetical protein (MEROPS:MER0001288), with the protein MKYSTVLALAGLATATTKKPLVNELKLQKDITLKGLMAGAQKLQDIAEANDDTRVFGGKGHNATVDYLYNTLKSLNYYNVKKQPFTELYSAGTASLKADGDDIAAAIMTYTPAGEASGPLVVASNLGCAASDFPAESTGKVVLVKRGECAFSAKSTNGKAAGAAAVIVYNNVAGELSGTLGEPFGDFAPIVGISLEDGEAILAKVEAGEVNVDLKVDATVENRVTFNVIAETKEGDHDNVLVVGGHSDSVAAGPGINDDGSGIIGILNVAKALTKYRVKNAVRFGFWSAEEFGLLGSYAYMKSINSSDTEIAKIRAYLNFDMIASPNYVYGIYDGDGDAFNLTGPAGSDAIEKDFEKFFKTKRLASVPSEFSGRSDYAAFIENGIPSGGLFTGAEQLKTEEEAKKFGGEAGVAYDINYHKAGDTIDNLNKEAFLVNTQAIANSVAKYAKSFKGIPQVNHLTRRRDADHAQIFKRTSAHTHAHGGPCGAVEV; encoded by the exons ATGAAGTACTCTACCGTCCTTGCCTTGGCTGGCCTTGCCACCGCTACCACCAAGAAGCCCCTCGTCAATGAGCTCAAGCTCCAAAAGGACATCACCCTCAAGGGTCTCATGGCCGGCGCCCAGAAGCTTCAGGACATTGCAGAGGCCAACGACGACACCCGTGTCTTTGGAGGCAAGGGCCACAACGCCACTGTCGACTACCTCTACAACACCCTCAAGTCCCTCAACTACTACAATGTCAAGAAGCAGCCCTTTACTGAGCTGTACTCTGCCGGTACCGCCTCTCTCAAGGCCGACGGTGATGATATTGCCGCCGCCATCATGACCTACACTCCCGCTGGTGAGGCTTCTGGTCCTCTTGTCGTTGCTTCCAACCTTGGATGTGCGGCCAGCGATTTCCCCGCCGAGTCCACCGGCAAGGTTGTCCTTGTTAAGCGAGGAGAGTGTGCTTTCTCTGCCAAGTCCACCAACGGAAAGGCTGCTGGCGCTGCTGCCGTCATCGTCTACAACAACGTTGCTGGCGAGCTGAGCGGTACCCTCGGTGAGCCTTTTGGTGATTTCGCTCCCATTGTCGGCATCAGCCTCGAGGATGGTGAGGCTATCCTTGCCAAGGTTGAGGCTGGCGAGGTCAACGTCGACCTCAAGGTCGATGCTACTGTTGAGAACCGTGTCACCTTCAACGTCATTGCTGAGACCAAGGAGGGTGACCACGACAACGTTCTCGTCGTTGGAGGACACTCCGACTCTGTCGCTGCTGGTCCCGGTATCAA CGACGATGGCTCTGGTATTATTGGCATTCTCAACGTTGCCAAGGCTCTCACCAAGTACCGCGTCAAGAACGCCGTCCGCTTCGGTTTCTGGAGTGCTGAGGAGTTTGGTCTCCTTGGATCTTACGCCTACATGAAGAGCATCAACAGCTCTGACACCGAGATTGCCAAGATCCGTGCCTACCTCAACTTTGACATGATTGCCAGCCCCAACTATGTCTACGGTATCTACgacggtgatggtgatgcttTCAACCTTACTGGTCCCGCTGGTTCCGACGCCATTGAGAAGGACTTTGAAAAGTTCTTCAAGACCAAGCGTCTCGCTTCCGTTCCTTCCGAGTTTAGCGGTCGCTCCGATTACGCCGCTTTCATCGAGAACGGTATTCCTTCTGGTGGTCTTTTCACTGGTGCCGAGCAGCTCAAgactgaggaggaggccaagaagtTTGGCGGTGAGGCTGGTGTTGCTTACGACATCAACTACCACAAGGCTGGTGATACCATTGACAACCTCAACAAGGAGGCTTTCCTTGTCAACACCCAGGCCATTGCCAACTCTGTTGCCAAGTACGCCAAGAGCTTCAAGGGTATTCCCCAGGTGAACCACCTCACCCGACGAAGGGACGCCGACCACGCTCAAATCTTTAAGCGCACTAGCGCTCACACCCACGCCCACGGTGGTCCTTGTGGTGCTGTTGAGGTTTAA